Proteins encoded together in one Musa acuminata AAA Group cultivar baxijiao chromosome BXJ3-6, Cavendish_Baxijiao_AAA, whole genome shotgun sequence window:
- the LOC103987744 gene encoding cytochrome P450 CYP72A616 — MMAEMLRLALLACSLAVLLFSCFKVAYSLWWKPKALERHLRQQGIRGNPYRFFYGDLKDDMHARIIASSKPMDLSHQFVPRVAPLLHQIVQKYGKISVVWIGTTPRVIIHDPELMTKVLLDRMQQFRKSRLNPLVKLIGMGVPTLDGEEWARRRRVINPAFHLEKLKEMAPAFLKSCVDMVERWRNLTSPEGSCEVDVWNEFQNLTADIISRTAFGSSYKEGKKIFELQKEQAVLVMEGARAPYVPGFRFVPTAKNKRRMHIHREIKSMLMDMINKKLDSIAKGESTADDLLGLLVQYSNDGDHGNCSITTDDVIEECKLFYFAGQETTSVLLTWTLILLSIYPTWQQRAREEVVSVCGKNSPDFESTSRLKTVTMILHEVLRLYPPATGILRRTIKTTKLGGFSFPAGIELFLPILLIHHDRETWGEDAEEFKPERFSEGVSKASRTPNAFVPFGWGPRICLGQSFAMIEAKMALACVLQHFSFELSPSYAHAPHDVVTLQPQSGAQLILHQI, encoded by the exons aTGATGGCAGAGATGCTCCGTCTTGCTCTACTTGCATGCTCACTCGCTGTGCTTCTCTTCTCTTGCTTCAAGGTGGCATACTCCCTGTGGTGGAAGCCCAAGGCATTGGAAAGGCATTTGAGGCAGCAAGGCATCAGAGGCAACCCTTACAG GTTCTTTTATGGGGACCTGAAGGATGACATGCACGCCAGAATTATAGCCTCGTCCAAGCCAATGGATTTGTCCCACCAGTTCGTTCCTCGTGTTGCTCCCCTTTTGCATCAGATAGTTCAGAAATATG GAAAGATATCTGTTGTTTGGATTGGAACGACACCCAGAGTGATCATTCATGACCCGGAGTTGATGACGAAAGTGCTACTTGATCGAATGCAACAGTTTCGAAAGTCTCGTCTCAACCCTCTTGTAAAGCTTATAGGCATGGGGGTGCCTACGCTCGACGGAGAGGAATGGGCCAGACGGAGAAGGGTCATCAACCCCGCATTCCATCTCGAGAAACTGAAG GAAATGGCGCCTGCATTCCTGAAAAGCTGCGTCGATATGGTAGAGAGATGGCGGAACTTAACCAGCCCTGAAGGATCTTGCGAAGTCGATGTATGGAACGAATTCCAGAATCTGACAGCGGATATCATATCTCGAACGGCTTTCGGGAGTAGCTACAAGGAAGGCAAGAAGATCTTTGAACTACAGAAGGAGCAAGCTGTTCTGGTGATGGAAGGAGCTCGGGCTCCATATGTTCCAGGCTTCAG ATTCGTACCAACCGCGAAGAACAAAAGGAGAATGCACATACACAGGGAGATCAAGAGCATGTTAATGGATATGATCAACAAAAAATTAGACTCTATTGCGAAGGGCGAATCCACCGCTGATGATTTGCTAGGCTTGCTGGTGCAATATAGCAACGACGGGGATCACGGCAATTGCAGCATTACAACTGACGATGTGATCGAGGAATGCAAGCTCTTTTACTTTGCCGGCCAAGAGACGACATCGGTGCTGTTGACATGGACATTGATTCTTCTATCCATTTACCCAACATGGCAGCAGAGAGCACGAGAAGAAGTTGTGAGCGTCTGCGGCAAGAATTCGCCTGACTTCGAGTCTACAAGCCGCCTAAAGACT GTAACCATGATATTGCATGAGGTTTTGAGGTTGTATCCGCCTGCGACTGGCATTCTCCGGCGAACCATCAAGACCACAAAATTGGGAGGCTTCTCATTCCCTGCTGGAATTGAGCTTTTCCTGCCCATACTCCTCATCCACCATGACCGAGAAACATGGGGGGAAGATGCAGAAGAGTTCAAACCGGAGAGATTCTCAGAAGGTGTTTCGAAGGCATCAAGGACTCCAAATGCGTTCGTTCCTTTCGGATGGGGTCCAAGGATTTGTTTGGGCCAGAGCTTTGCCATGATAGAAGCAAAGATGGCTTTGGCTTGCGTTCTCCAGCATTTCTCCTTTGAACTGTCACCTTCCTACGCCCATGCCCCTCACGATGTCGTCACTCTGCAACCACAGTCTGGAGCTCAACTTATCCTACATCAAATCTGA
- the LOC135639795 gene encoding transcription factor bHLH144-like — MQRNPRYFAGKAPPEDAFDVSGYGFDSTVAGHEHHHDFPSPLNNIEFQPSETCPRNFVIFDQTCHRSRVMFHPSLAHKLGSPGLDVHGSHAYEAGKSAYRDDDEDAEDIDALLSSEDGEDDDVVSTGRTPGSWGSSSPDTACSSRPKSASSKKQVSGNVGSSSHKREKMKKMVKTLKGIIPCGDRMDTPAVLDEAVKYLKSLKVEVKKLGMKHLDH, encoded by the coding sequence ATGCAGAGGAACCCAAGATATTTTGCTGGGAAGGCTCCGCCTGAGGACGCGTTTGATGTGAGCGGCTATGGCTTCGACTCCACTGTCGCAGGGCACGAGCATCATCATGACTTCCCTTCTCCGCTGAACAACATCGAGTTCCAGCCATCTGAAACCTGCCCCAGGAACTTTGTCATCTTTGACCAGACATGCCACAGGAGCCGGGTCATGTTCCATCCTTCCCTGGCCCACAAGTTGGGCTCTCCGGGGCTCGATGTCCATGGAAGCCATGCCTACGAGGCTGGCAAAAGCGCGTACAGAGACGATGACGAGGACGCCGAAGATATCGATGCGTTGCTGAGTTCCGAAGACGGCGAAGACGATGATGTAGTCAGCACCGGGAGGACGCCGGGCAGCTGGGGAAGCAGCTCGCCGGATACTGCATGCTCGTCGCGACCCAAGTCCGCTTCCTCCAAGAAACAAGTCTCCGGCAACGTCGGCAGTAGTAGCCACAAAagggagaagatgaagaagatggtCAAGACACTCAAGGGCATCATTCCCTGCGGTGATCGCATGGATACTCCTGCTGTTCTCGACGAGGCTGTCAAGTATCTGAAGTCTCTCAAAGTTGAAGTGAAGAAGCTCGGGATGAAGCACCTCGACCACTGA
- the LOC103987747 gene encoding GDSL esterase/lipase At4g10955-like, translated as MVVQFMAKSSVEEDSRGGRDGDAAGVARHPYDFLESGPRNLPSPNWRDLIRSSWRDPNYKRMVIACFIQAAYLLELDRQDKRTEENGLAPNWWKPFKYKLTRTLIDERDGSIYGAILEWDRSAAMADLVPVRPRGAPKAVLALRGTLLKSPTIRRDLQDDLRFLARESLKGSVRFAGALEALQSAVARFGSTNVCIGGHSLGAGFALQIGKASAMQGVFVDCHLFNPPSVSLVMSLRIIGEKASSVVRRMKVAARSGEVAAATEEAKASEKDGSSAEAKRWVPNLYVNNSDYICCYYNDTAGVGANGSPDAVKPIPRNGDAAAKLFVASKGPQRFLEAHGLQQWWSDDMELQLALSHSKLIDRQLRSLYAVSQPHPSSKS; from the exons ATGGTGGTTCAGTTCATGGCGAAGAGCTCTGTAGAAGAAGATAGCAGAGGAGGAAGGGACGGAGATGCGGCTGGGGTGGCCCGGCATCCGTACGATTTCCTTGAGTCGGGTCCTCGCAATCTACCCTCCCCCAATTGGAGAGATCTCATCCGCTCCAGCTG GAGGGACCCGAACTACAAGAGAATGGTGATAGCTTGCTTCATTCAGGCCGCGTACCTGTTAGAATTGGACAGACAAGATAAGAGGACAGAGGAGAATGGCCTCGCTCCAAACTGGTGGAAACCATTCAAGTACAAGCTAACACGGACTCTGATCGACGAAAGGGATGGCTCCATCTACGGCGCGATTCTGGAATGGGACCGATCTGCCGCCATGGCCGATCTGGTACCGGTGCGGCCGAGGGGTGCTCCCAAGGCCGTTCTGGCGCTCCGTGGGACGTTGCTGAAGAGCCCTACGATACGGAGGGACTTGCAAGACGATCTCCGCTTCCTTGCACGGGAGAGCttgaagggctccgtcagattcgCGGGAGCACTCGAAGCGCTCCAGTCGGCCGTCGCCCGCTTCGGCAGCACCAACGTGTGCATTGGCGGGCATTCCTTGGGAGCTGGCTTTGCTCTCCAGATCGGCAAGGCATCGGCGATGCAAGGCGTGTTCGTCGACTGCCACCTGTTCAACCCTCCCTCGGTCTCGCTGGTCATGAGCCTAAGGATCATAGGCGAGAAGGCGAGCTCCGTGGTGAGGAGAATGAAAGTTGCGGCTCGTAGCGGTGAGGTCGCGGCTGCCACAGAGGAAGCCAAGGCTTCGGAAAAGGATGGGTCGTCCGCAGAAGCCAAGAGATGGGTGCCGAATCTGTACGTGAACAACAGCGACTACATTTGCTGCTACTACAACGACACCGCCGGTGTCGGTGCAAACGGCAGTCCAGATGCGGTGAAGCCAATTCCTCGCAATGGGGATGCGGCGGCGAAGTTGTTTGTGGCATCGAAGGGGCCTCAGAGGTTCCTGGAAGCTCATGGACTTCAGCAATGGTGGTCGGATGATATGGAGCTACAACTGGCTCTCAGCCATAGCAAGCTCATAGACAGGCAACTGAGGTCCTTGTATGCCGTCTCCCAACCCCATCCCTCATCGAAATCCTAG
- the LOC135639877 gene encoding aspartyl protease family protein 2-like → MSSSKAILVWLPLLFCCCLLRPVRSSVSVYNWSSSATHRSRLRGIELPTHLSLEAITSSGEHSCDHQLDAAGSSAGSPSKDRHRPLNGAMESGVEDDEGAKDGAAPALRLQLKHRSTRDAAAADRTKKESLEHSTYRDVLRIETLFRRITERKNQNAISRRAAAADRHPVVPEMSQKAAMATPPELAGRLMASVKSGATLNSGEYFIDVFVGTPSRHFSLILDTGSDLNWIQCLPCHDCFEQHGPVYDPVESSSFRNVSCSDPRCGLVSSPGPPQPCRTAAAVGGRDQACPYFYWYGDRSNTTGDLALETFTVNLTAPDGSGAEFRRVNDVIFGCGHWNRGMFHGAAGLLGLGRGPLSFSSQLRSLYGHTFSYCLVDRNSDLSVSSKLIFGEDQRLLGDPEMNYTTFVAGKENPIDTFYYVQIESIKVGGEALQIPSATWELAKDGSGGTIIDSGTTLSYFPDPAYRKIREAFVKKVKYPMAVDFTMLNPCYNVSGVSKVELPEFAIKFGDGAVWNFPKENYFIRLDAEEIMCLAILATPQSALSILGNYQQQNFHISYDMKNSRLGFTPRRCAEM, encoded by the coding sequence ATGTCTTCCTCCAAAGCAATCCTTGTTTGGCTTCCCCTCCTGTTCTGCTGCTGTCTTCTCCGACCTGTTCGTTCGTCGGTTTCTGTCTACAACTGGAGCTCTTCAGCGACACATCGATCTCGGCTTCGCGGGATCGAATTGCCCACCCACTTGAGCTTGGAGGCCATCACCTCCTCCGGGGAGCACAGCTGCGACCACCAGCTCGACGCGGCCGGCTCTTCCGCCGGATCGCCGAGCAAAGATAGACACAGGCCATTAAATGGCGCTATGGAGAGCGGGGTGGAAGACGACGAAGGTGCGAAGGATGGCGCGGCACCGGCCTTGAGGCTCCAACTTAAGCATCGGTCCACGAGGGACGCAGCGGCGGCCGACAGGACCAAGAAGGAGTCATTGGAGCATTCGACCTATAGGGACGTCCTCAGAATCGAGACTCTCTTTAGGAGGATCACCGAAAGGAAGAACCAAAACGCCATCTCCCGCCGCGCCGCCGCGGCTGATCGCCACCCGGTCGTTCCGGAGATGAGCCAAAAGGCGGCCATGGCGACGCCGCCGGAGCTGGCCGGGCGGCTGATGGCCAGTGTCAAATCCGGCGCCACCCTGAACTCCGGCGAGTACTTCATCGACGTCTTCGTCGGTACGCCGTCGCGCCACTTCTCCCTCATCCTCGACACGGGAAGCGATTTGAATTGGATCCAGTGCCTCCCCTGCCATGACTGCTTCGAGCAGCACGGTCCCGTCTACGATCCCGTCGAATCTTCCTCCTTCCGCAACGTCAGCTGCTCCGACCCCCGCTGCGGCCTCGTCTCGTCGCCTGGCCCGCCCCAGCCCTGCCGCACCGCCGCCGCCGTTGGCGGCCGCGACCAGGCCTGCCCCTATTTCTACTGGTACGGCGACCGCTCCAACACGACAGGCGACCTCGCCCTGGAGACCTTTACCGTGAACCTCACCGCACCAGACGGGAGCGGCGCCGAGTTCCGCCGCGTGAACGACGTCATCTTCGGGTGCGGGCACTGGAACCGCGGGATGTTCCACGGCGCCGCCGGCCTCTTGGGCCTCGGCCGCGGGCCGCTCTCCTTCTCCTCCCAGCTCCGCTCGCTCTACGGCCACACCTTCTCCTACTGCCTCGTCGACCGCAACAGCGACCTCAGCGTCAGCAGCAAGCTCATCTTCGGCGAGGACCAGCGGCTGCTCGGCGACCCGGAGATGAACTACACCACCTTCGTGGCCGGGAAAGAGAACCCCATCGACACCTTCTACTATGTCCAGATTGAGTCGATCAAGGTTGGCGGCGAGGCATTGCAGATACCATCAGCGACGTGGGAGCTGGCGAAGGACGGCAGCGGAGGGACTATCATCGACTCCGGCACGACGCTGAGCTACTTCCCCGACCCGGCCTATCGGAAGATTAGAGAAGCCTTCGTCAAGAAGGTTAAGTACCCAATGGCGGTAGACTTCACAATGCTGAATCCTTGTTACAACGTGTCTGGAGTGTCGAAGGTGGAGCTGCCGGAATTCGCGATCAAGTTCGGAGACGGCGCGGTCTGGAACTTCCCGAAGGAGAACTACTTCATCAGGCTGGATGCGGAGGAGATCATGTGCCTGGCGATCCTGGCGACGCCGCAGTCGGCGCTGTCGATACTGGGCAATTACCAGCAGCAGAATTTCCACATTTCGTACGACATGAAGAATTCCCGGCTGGGATTCACGCCGAGGAGATGCGCCGAGATGTAG
- the LOC103987750 gene encoding large ribosomal subunit protein eL20z has protein sequence MSEEEGKSKGQYGTFSGAHDYAQPAIGFPQPVPPPGLTAAHPPPPPPPQQSGPPYYAHGYQAVPGYAPVVEGRPLRLPRLPCCGLGIGWLLFIIGFFLAAIPWYVGAFILLCARIDYREKPGLVACTIAAVLAAIAVIIGATKGADVW, from the exons ATGAGCGAAGAGGAGGGCAAGAGCAAGGGGCAGTACGGCACCTTCTCGGGCGCACACGACTACGCCCAACCCGCCATCGGCTTCCCCCAGCCGGTGCCGCCGCCGGGCCTCACCGCTGCCCACCCTCCACCTCCACCACCGCCGCAGCAGTCTGGGCCCCCCTATTACGCCCACGGCTACCAGGCCGTCCCCG GTTATGCACCTGttgttgaaggaagaccattgagACTGCCACGTCTTCCTTGCTGTGGCTTGGGCATTGGTTGGCTTTT GTTCATAATTGGTTTCTTTCTGGCTGCCATCCCATGGTATGTTGGAGCTTTTATTCTACTTTGTGCTAGAATAGACTACAGAGAGAAACCAGGCTTAGTTGCTTGCACAATTGCG GCAGTTCTTGCTGCGATTGCTGTTATTATTGGTGCAACGAAGGGAGCTGATGTGTGGTGA